Part of the Ornithodoros turicata isolate Travis chromosome 6, ASM3712646v1, whole genome shotgun sequence genome, taggctgcacttcttcaggtttgaggacctgttacaagtggtgaagcacttggtttttttatatatgcttcaccacttgtaacaggtcctcaaacctgacgaagtgcagcctactgcacgaaagtcttgtttttaatgtatatagtaaacagctgatgctcttaaccgtctttgttactTTACTTCCTCAGTTAATTTTAATTCCCTTCATTCagctttatttcataaatttgtGTAAATCACGCGGTAAAAGATCGTAATAATTCGGGTCCGGCAGTGCAGGAATTATTACCGGAAATAATcttcgtttccgtttcaggtattctgagtgtgcgatatccgtttctgTAACAGAACGGTTAACTCCCGTATTTGTCTCCTCCGGAACCGTCATGAATATGTGACGAGCggacacactctaagaaaataAGGAGTAATTTTCATCCTTTTGGGGATTAAATGCTTATACTACATACATGCTATACTTACAGAATGAAACTGCAGTTTATGAAAAAATTTTGTCACGAAatttccgcttcgccgttccaagacAATACCTCCATGTTGTGGGCGGCATGTTGTGGTAGTGTAGTGACAACGGAATAGTGCAGTGCGAAACTTTCTGGCAAGAGCCAGAAGTTACtccagttactgagttacttaaaaaaaagaacgagttacttccaagttacttcggacacaaaatagcattacgcaggtgcagcgcgcgtgagcagttgagttagagcttgagttgcctgcggaggagtgcaacacgcttagatcgttatCGTTTAcatccaacaatagacctctccctgtttgtaaacaaatgacgtcatagtgttcgacagcgccaaaatttggtagaattgaactacgctcgaagctatagaggtgaacaaggtcgcgcccgaaagccacggtcttgaggggattacgatatgcatggtcccttaaagggacgtgaccctcggtcctacttttctttcaatgggagtcagcgaacaagtgcccgttcgtggaacccagccctctccttccgatttgtttcggtttcagtctgtctaccaatgtcatgttGACGTTTCTCTCGTAGAGGtatattcgaacgctttgcatcttactccctgcgggcgcacaatggttcagcttcatttcaatggcagcggttcttacttcctgaatgaaatactgtcattgattgaatatcacgttttatggcaaaaaatgccatgaaggaacctcCTTGGTTCCGCCTTCTACCTTggtgccatgaaggaaccggatagaaagcaagaaaatgtgtggacgtgagtgaaaagcgagttaaaggtaacttggaacttaattaacttaacttactttggcaaagttacctgaaaaaggagaCTGAAAAACCAAAGGGGCTGCCAGGCACACGTacacagagagaaaagaagGCTCCTAGCTCTTCTTCAGACTAGTAgtctgaagaagagccttcgctcgaaacgtcacccctcatttctttgctcccctcttcggtacaTCAGTGCCCCCTTCTTTTctctacctgaaaaaggaacgagttcctctgaaagttaccacagcgcaaaagtaccgagttaagttacaagttaccaaaaaaaggaacttagttacagtaacgagttaccttgaGCTCTGCTCGAAATAAGCGCCCACCCTGTCTGAAAAGAGTCTACGTACTGGAACTAACTATCCATCTATGACACGCCCTCAACCAATCAACATGGCAACcgccattatgcacgtgcataatgtacaaaataggctccgcctaccgatttcaacaaatcaggggcgagaacgttgtcatttgggatgatggttggctaggagcgtgctatgtagtgaaactcatttttgagagtgcagacagcacagccggcaccgggattcgaaccagggTACCTCCCATGTCTCgatgtgacatggccagcacgctaaccagtCACGAACGCTCGTGCGAAGGCGGcggtggtgcttctgaaagtggtggtggtggtgatgatggtgaaagggctagcCGTTGTCGGCCACACAGAGGTCGTGCGAAGGCCAATCGCAACGTTTATTTGAAATAGTGGCCAACCAAACGCTTTTCACGTGCCGCTGCGTGACATTTGGAGCGCGCCAACTTCAAAATAACGACATCGCTTGCTAACGAGAGAGTTCAAGATCACGCCAGTCATATCACGTGAGCGAGCGCGCGCGATGTCTTTTCGTGCTCgaggaatatcctgcggctcagccacaagagattccgtagcagacgacagggccggtgctgtcgtctgctatgcgcgCAGtattccactcccgatattcagGCGTCGTGGGAGCGCTGAATAGTAAACACGTCGAAACTTCTGGCCCGTGAGCAGTTGTTTgctttcttccactagaatattccgtgggatTGTCGCCCGTTTGAACGCACGGTTATGTAGATTTCTTGCTTAGATTGTGGTGGCCGCCTTCATGCCTTCCTCTATGCTTGCcatactttttttgtgtgtgttagtgccgcgaagcaactgtggctatgagcggcgtacagacgtggacagatggagagaggacagcagcaaggcttgggggacaggggggttagtatgcgtcctgggccgacttcagggggaactgtgccgacattcgtctggaaagtcttcggaaaacccagggaaaacctcagacagcacagccggtgacaggattcgaactcgtGTCACCTCTCAGtcccggcgtggaaagcgatcatcctaaccactatgccacgggagctggtcctgCTATACTTTCCTGTCTAtctagaagggtagaaaatcaaTCCCGCCAATACTTGGAACAGGGACTGCGCCCAGAgagaggacggtgcccagaagaagaactgtCTCTGTTTGGAATATCAGCGGTtcctcgtcctgaggcacttccctcaACGTTTCTATCTATCTAGATCTCTGTGTATCTCATTGACGCCAACGTTGTCAGCATTTAGCGACTTCGCTCCAGTGTATCGTTCCATGTTACTGCAATAATAAAACCAATGTACTTTTCCGTATTCTGCCTCCAGCCTTTTtgttccttaaaaaaaaaaaaaaaaaaggaaactaatTTCGCTATCGCTACTTGACGTACTCGTACAGCAGTTATCAGACAGCTGACTGTGCGTGAATCTAAGTTTGTATAGAGCGtgcttaaaaaaataaataaaaataacaaatcACGTTCGCACGCATCGCGTGCTGATCCAAAGCAATCGTGAACAAGATGGCTTCTGCTGCAGCTTTCGGTCAAAATTCAAATTGGGCTGGACATAGGATCCTGAATGCCACACGTCCGACTGTACCTCCGACATCGCCCAGGATGCCACAGTCTCGGACGCCCAAGAGGTTTCAGCAACACGCAGTCGAAGACATTGAACTCGAACAGGATAGCAATGCTCTTCTGGAATCGCAAGAAATGCTGGCCGCGTGAGTATTGCCTTGCACTGAGGGAAGTCTGAACCGAGAAAATTAAcaacctaaaaaaaaagaaaaaaactgcttcATAATAGCATCGAGGGTGGCAGTGGTATGTCTGGTATACATACCACAGCGAAACTTCCAGTCTTATTGTCCACAAAAAACTATTTCCGCGATGTTTCAGAGATCGTCCGCCATCGAAGTTAAAGGGAATGACATGGCTACTTCTGCTACCTGTCGCTTTTATCCTGATCGTCATCTGCATCGCTTACGCACAAAGAGGTAAGAACGCGACGCTATTACACACGACAAATCGGTAAACGCGTATAGGAACCGTCAGAAACTGCGCATCGGACCATACTAAcaaccagtggtttatccagaatcgcaagcacGGTGGGGGAGTTTAAAAAGGTGGCGTGGGGTCAGTATTAGTTACGGTATAACAGCtttacatatacagggtgtgtgcagaaaaacgtgacccgcatttaggcacatagcttgttgcctacctaactaacgaacttccggtggcgcacgatggcgcatttatgcgtgcgaaatctgcagaaaaattgtggaagccatactcagcttaaaaaataaacggaacaacgaaaacgtcggcttccgtgcatcagaatagggcaacatggtggacaacagggtgtatgcgaaagggcaacatggttgacgtaggagagttgtgttcaagtaccgctaggggagctatcggtgcattaatcgaaacgatgtcccacatggatggtcatcggcagtacccctaacgctgcctgcacataactctcctgagactgaaatgcactaccatgcactgtcatgaccgccctattctgatgcatggaagcccatgttttcgcgctctgtttattttttcagactgagtatggcttccaggattttttttagctttcgcacgcataaatacgccatcgtgctccaccggaagttcctcggctaagtagacaacgagttacatgtaaaaatgcgggtcacgtttttctgcacacaccctgtatatctgccGACATGTGCCTAACGTGGAAGGACAGGACGATGaccctttttcacaatggcctatgcgcatgcgcatgaccttgacgcgccggagagggttgcctccgtcttcactagatggcgcagtatggagatgatagaagtggggaccagtggggagaccgcacgagcggcgcgagctcgtcggtcccactccggaccggttttggtcctttgtgctccccacgtggatttgttttgacgcgggCCGAGCGtggccgctaggatacgacgcgttaCGTGAAAAACGTCCATTCTCGCTCATACTGTACTGTGAGCCGTATCGGCAACTATTCCGGGGACGCATGGTGCATCTCTGCgcgtctacagcacgacctactagattatatagcgaccatgtcaggcTTCAACTCCTGTGCAGAATgtcgtccgcacgatccgctatgCATCGGCCCGCGGGATCATCTTCGTGATCGGGCAgttgaaatttgaattttgaacggaCACGGGGGCAGCGGTAGCAGGAGGCAGCAACGATCGGTGGCAGACTTTTGCGGGAACATATGTCTCATGGGACATGCACTGACAGTAGGCAAATTCTAAAGTATGCATGAGTAAAATatattacagtcaaactcctttacaacgaaactcaggagacacaaaaaaaaaatctgcagtaaaggtattttcgttaaaaaggatgtctattattggacctatagggctccagcgggacggcaaaaaaaaaaaaaaaaagaaaattgctgtagtggtattttcgttaaaaaggtgttcgctataaaggagtttgactgtataacaaTTGAATAACCAAGTAAGCGGACCGATGCCCAGCGCCACCGCTACTATCCAAATTACGATGATGAGGAGGGGTGCAAATACTATGTATATTCTAGTACGTCGTGGTCTATACGGGGTGCCATCCTAAAGCTCGTGTCCTCAAAGTCCAACCAAATCTATATGCGATTCTGCACTGTATCcttccaaaatattgtttctctatgCGACTGGGAAATAAAATTAACGAAACTATGCCACGCtcctggcaacattgctcctccaCAGTCGATTTCAGTCCCGCTCTCCTCACCAAGATCAATTACTATGAAAAGAGCagctggcagtcttccaacgtgggtCGGAGAGCGGAGACTGGGAGGGCGCGGCAGCACTGTTGTTAGGAGACGGACGTCAGAGACCTCGGTGACGTCACCATcccttggagaatccgaaacaaTGAAGTTTTGCAGGTTCTACCGGAAATTCCTGGAAGCACGTGATGTTCACTGACGGCACTGGCGGTGATATCATATCTGTTTAGGAAACAGGTGGCACGCTCCCAAAAGCAGATACGAATGTTCCTATAAACTGAACCATGCGTACTATACTTTCTTGTGACGTTTGTCCTTTTTGTATGTCGCCCCACAAATTGCCTAGCGCACAGGAATCCATGACCTATACCACAGGGGAGTTCAAGCTGAACCGCCGTTTCTGTTTGCAGAGATTAACCAGGCAGAGACAACGGAAATCGTGAATGCCGAAGGTGCGGGAATAGCCTCCCTGTTCCCGCCGACAGAATTCGGTATGCTTCCAAGAATGAAGTACATAAAGCACTTTCAGACCACGATCCGACGCTTAGAATCTATGTGCTAAACAGAAATACTCTTATACCCTGCAGAGGACGACTACACGGAAGACTCCAACGCAACGTCCAGCACCTTCCAGCCAAACCATACCCTCGGCTACTTTCAATGACGCTTGAGGACTGATGGCACCGACACATCGTGGGCCGAAACGAGGCGTATGTAACAAACGTCGAGATTTAGGAGATCGGAAGGCGTTCGCGAAACATGAGGAGCCAATCGCgttgtttctttgaagcgggtgacatcacaaATAGCTAAGCTTCGacttgataacttcctttatcgtaacGCTTTCGTAGTCTTCTTACTAAAACTCGACGATCACATTGCCGAAATATGCAGCACTTTTTATGTCGATTAGTCTAACATCTCGAATCTAGTCGGTCAATGTCTCCCGCAAGCCTatcaccacctagatagagaaagcctgctgactcgtcgacgtgacgtaacaactaatagtcaACCTATCAGGATCGTGCTTTCAACGGTGGTAGCCAAtaacgaacgtgctttcagcggtcgtggttATGCAGACGAACCATCGTCGTCTGCGAgtggtgattgaacgtccccgcgcgTACTAAaagggaaaacttggaaataaagcgcaaaacggtcccatatctttctcaagactgattttctggaaactgtgctgcactttttgtctacatatTCAGGtgtacaggttccaagttagctgcaatcatttgcgcgttcttgaattcgcagatcggcgattcacagtagcagacgaGTTCTggctttatatgtccacgtagcaaaGGAGggaggccttctgtatctaggttgCGTTGGCATAACATGCAAATGAAAGAATTCGACAAGGCGAAAGTCAGAATAGAGATCAAAAGGGCCGCGCAAGCATGATCAAAATACGCATGTTCAGCGATCAATACCAAAGCTAAGCCAAGCCGAGCCGAGCCGTTCCCATGACGACCACACGCGTCTGCTACACAGTACATATCATGGACCCGCTATACGTAGCTATCAGTTTATTTCGTCGCCGGAAATTTGCGGAATGCGCTCAGACATGTACGGACATCTTGGACAAGGACCCTTCGAATCAAGTAGAGTGTATTTCTTTACCAATTAGTAGTAACGAAATGACGTACGCTCAGAGTTGAGAATCCCCACTAACTCGTTGCAGGCGGCCTGGTGCCTAAAGATGCAAGCCCTCACGAAAGAAGTATACGTAGACGACTTGGACGTCGATGAAGAAGGCCTTGCCGAGTCCCTTCTTGACGACCAAGCCGTGGCACGCGTTGCAAGGCCTGGGACGTCTCTACGGACACCGGCACAGAATATCAGCCATGCGCTCCGGTGGGAATGAGAGTGGTGTCCTTCCccagaacaaagaaaaaagctgATTAACATGCATGTGggaattgttgttgttgggggaTTGTCTTCTCGAGCTACATATGTGAATAAAAGATGTTGCACGTGAAGTGATAAATCTTTCGGTTAATTTTTGCATGGAAGGTTGTTGCAAAGTCGTTTTGAAAGGTACATTCACCTCGTGCACTCTGACCGCAATCGAAATTTACTGCTGTCCAGGCCAGTGACTAGGTCTGGACGCCCTGTCACCGGTGTTGTCCGACCAGACACTCAAGGTGGCGGCGGGCCAGGTTTGGAACGGGCCATTCGCACGGCCCGCAGCGCTGCGACAGCGCGGCCCGCTACTAGTGCCTCGGCCCGCAAGACCCGTCTCTCTACGGTAAGGAAGGCTCGTTGTACGCCACAATTGTGATGCCTGGCGTGAACCATTTTGCAGGCGGTTGCTTTGGGTCAACCCGGCGGGCAGTTTATCAACCTGGCCCGCTTGAATGTGTCGAAGTATGCGGGCCGGCCCGCCATCGCCAAGCCGCTGTTTCAGTATTTGTACTACCATGAAAATGACACGCGCCTGGTAAGTTATCAACGTGACTTCATTGTCACAAACTAAGATGTAGCAGGTACTGATTATAACGATGTCCCACGCATATAAGGACAGGAGTCACAACTATATCCTTAGGAGACAATATATTTGTCAACTACAGGCTTTGGACCTCGCAGCGCAAGCAACTCAAGCCTGTGACTACAAAGATTGGTGGTGGAAGCTTCAGCTTGGAAAGTGTTACTTTAGGTATGCGGATTCCAGAAGACAGCTTTCGACACCATCGTTATATCCGAACTCTCCTTCACCAGACTAGGGATGCTGCGGGACGCCGAGCGCCAGTTTAGATCTGCCCAAACGCAGCAAGCTATGATGGACACTTTCTTGTGGCTAGGAAAGGTGATCAACGAACGAGAAAAATGAACGAATTTCAAGAAAGGACTCTTATGCTGTGCAGGTGTACATTCGACTCGACCAGCCTCTGGCCGCGCTAGAAGCTTACCGCCAGGGTCTGGATTTGTTTCCTGGTGACGCCACGCTGTTGACCTGCATCGGACGCATCTACGAGGTAcgaaatgatgacgatgacgatacaAAGACACTTATCAGTGCCAGAAGAGCGTACAGCCATCATTGAATGTCTCTGCCTGAATTGTCCCTTTCAGGGCCTGCACGACATCAATCTGTCAGTCAAGTGCTACAAGGATGTCCTTACCCGTGATGCCATCAATGTTGAAGCCATCGCGTGCATAGCTACGAACCACTTTTACTCGGATCAACCTGAAGTTGCTCTTCGATATTATAGGTTGCATTCCGTGGCCACGGTTCACGAAGATCAATTGCGTTCGCATTGTAACCCTGTGTCAATTTTTCCTGAAGACGATTTCTCGCAGACGCCTACTGCAGATGGGAGTCTACACTGCGGAGCTGTACAATAACTTAGCCCTGTGCTGCTTCTACGCTCAGCAGTTCGACGTCGCTCTCACGTGCTTCGAACGTGCCTTAGCCATCGCAAACGACGATACGCTGCCTCACGTTTGGTACAATCTGGGACATGTCGGCCTAGTGAGTATATCAACGTTATCAGGAACTAGCTACAAGGGTACGCGCCGACCATGTTTAGCCTTATACAGTTGATGGGCCGTGTGGCCTAGAAACCTTTCGTCTCAGCCGGGCCTGCGCCCGGCTGTGATGGAGGGAAGGCCAGGTTCGGACCGAATAATATGGCCTGTGCCGAGCTGTAATTCAAGTGGAAACGGAATGCGCCCAGTTTCGTGCGCACGTAGTGCTTACGCGATCGTCGACACAGTTTTCCAGTTGTAGGAGCCGCAAAATCACACCGAATAGACCCCTAACCcgagaaacgtcgtcatgacgttggtagacagactgaaaccgaaacaaaccggaaggggagggctgggttcacGTATGGGCAGttattcgctgcctcctattgaaagaaaagtagcaccgaaggtcgcgtccctttcagggaccatcgtagaCCGTAGACCCTCAAGACCGTAGCTTTCGGTCGCGACCTTTGTTCGCCCCtatagctttgagcgtagttcaactccaccaaattggtggcgctgtcgaacagtatgacatcatttatttacaaacagggagaggtctattaccaTTCGAAACTATCAAGGCAAAAAGTCGTCGACGCATCTGCCTCGCGCCACATACGGATGGGCAATTATGCAATTTCGGCAAATGTAGCGTTATTGATGTACACAGTGGTCACAGTTCGCAGAGGGGAACCCACCGAGGCATCAACGTGCTTTGGCCCGCTCTGTATAATACATGCAGGTTGCCATGTATACGCTGGTGTTTAGAGCGATTTGAAAGTTTAATTGCATCCTTCCAGGTGTCCAACGTCAGCCACAGTTTTTGCATCCTTTGCACAGCACATCCACCATACTCTCTTGCTGCAAGGACTCTTCTTGCTCTCACTCGTGCTCCTCCTCCCTTGTCGTTGACAGGATGGGGACAGCGGCGTGCGCGCGTTTTGCCGCGCGCTAATGCCGCCATTTTCGGTCAAACAGCGCTGGTAGGAGTGTGTCGCGAACGCGATAGTCCACCCATGTCTCTATCggcctgtgttttttttttctctctttctctttttcctgTGCGTGGTACCTGCATGGGAAAAAAGCACCGCCATGATCTCGCTTTTATTCGTCTTTTCAATGAAAGGTTTCTGGGACTCAACTCGACGGACGTAATCTACCAGCTCGCGtgactcagtggttagcgtgctggccatgtcacgtcgagactgggaggtacccggagTGCCGGaggtgctgtctggggtttttcctgggttttcctcagacggcttTCAGAcataatgtcggcacagttcccttagaagtcggcccgggacgcccctagggcgtcagtcgtgacgttgccacctctgagaggccgacaacggcgagcagtTTCACCAGCACCAGCACGGTCGTAAGCAACGGTTTCCGATGCCGTTGGAAGATGGGCGTTTCGCGCAGCCCGATTCGGCTTCACGCGAGAACAAATGGGAGGGCAGCTTAACAGAAGTGCACATTTTAATTCCGACTTACTTTAAGGGACCGATTTAAGGGCAGCAGTGTATGTACACTGGTTCATGGTGGGTTGACAGTCGCACAGGTTTTGCTGCCGTACGAAGTTCGTGCACTGTTGTGGTTCCCGCGCCTGAGGTACATTTGAGGACGAACGCCAGCAAACTTCCTCAGCAAACCAATCACAAAACGGTAGTGAGCTTGCTTTGAATAAGGTGATAAAAGCACTGAAGCGGTTGTCGAAGTTTACTAACATCACGCGAATCAGAAGCTGCACTGAAAATCTGCTCGCATTCCTGTGTCGCAGGCTAACACCTCCTTGGGAGGAAACACTCTTAACATCGCTAGAGTATGTCCGTCAGTGGAAGC contains:
- the LOC135396899 gene encoding tetratricopeptide repeat protein 8-like; the encoded protein is MTTTRVCYTVHIMDPLYVAISLFRRRKFAECAQTCTDILDKDPSNQAAWCLKMQALTKEVYVDDLDVDEEGLAESLLDDQAVARVARPGTSLRTPAQNISHALRPVTRSGRPVTGVVRPDTQGGGGPGLERAIRTARSAATARPATSASARKTRLSTAVALGQPGGQFINLARLNVSKYAGRPAIAKPLFQYLYYHENDTRLALDLAAQATQACDYKDWWWKLQLGKCYFRLGMLRDAERQFRSAQTQQAMMDTFLWLGKVYIRLDQPLAALEAYRQGLDLFPGDATLLTCIGRIYEGLHDINLSVKCYKDVLTRDAINVEAIACIATNHFYSDQPEVALRYYRRLLQMGVYTAELYNNLALCCFYAQQFDVALTCFERALAIANDDTLPHVWYNLGHVGLGAGDRRLATQCFRLALVYDNNHAESYNNLGVIELSRRNHDQGKAYFKAAAELASHLYEPAYNYAMLMEEEGNYEECFRYVQKSIQAFPQHADSKTLLSRMKKLFSAP